A stretch of Episyrphus balteatus chromosome 2, idEpiBalt1.1, whole genome shotgun sequence DNA encodes these proteins:
- the LOC129911725 gene encoding uncharacterized protein LOC129911725, which produces MHTKYNNITKVWTSPSKDKEYCGLGELILTKLKEQNQERAFELFYDRGIQLTVGDIRRQTITVAQNLQRIGVTKGDTVVMYSMSNEKVTPIAFACYTIGAPINFFETNLEGDDIKHVLQQVDAKVIIIDEKYRSRLSEALESSNLPNLKHVLSLGSMNPSVNEVLFRECGDIDSFQPPQIEDPKTYPAALLLTSGTTGLPKIIMHSHAVLTEGIFSWWNLERGNKIFCFSPLRWISTVSIMLQPVFYEVERIYTSQEPSGILGKELIDSCSITHFFTVPAMYLDILKAAETSGDPCSLSSLKIALVGGEPVSEALIEHFSKAVPNCKPAILYGMTEFGGVLSSDEDIPQKNINGGELRRGFMVKIIDDNDTPLGPNKMGQLCVKRTSLEYLKYLKNDKANKENFLEGGWLNTGDYGYMDSDNFLNIVTRYKYLVRSGGNIIIPNTVEKIIGSHPRVQISVLIGHPNPEVENDEIGTLFVVLRNDGGNSSKEIEKELMDLLKTKCTKEQIQAVRHIKVISEMPLTSCGKVDRTTLKSMAIS; this is translated from the exons ATGCATAcgaaatataataatattactAAAGTCTGGACAAGTCCCAGCAAAGACAAAGAGTATTGTGGTTTGGGTGAATtgattttgacaaaattaaaggaacaaaatcAGGAGAGAGCCTTCGAATTGTTTTATGATCGTGGAATTCAGTTGACAGTTGGTGATATTCGTCGTCAAACAATTACAGTGGCACAAAACTTACAAAGAATTGGGGTGACGAAAGGTGACACTGTCGTAATGTATTCCATGTCAAACGAAAAAGTTACTCCAATTGCTTTTGCCTGTTACACTATTGGAGCACCGATCAATTTTTTTGAGACGAATCTTGAAGGAG ACGATATCAAACATGTTCTTCAACAAGTCGATGCAAAAGTCATAATCATTGACGAGAAATATCGATCTAGACTTTCTGAGGCTCTTGAAAGCTCCAATCTTCCAAATTTGAAGCATGTTCTCAGTCTTGGTTCGATGAATCCTTCAGTCAATGAAGTCCTTTTCCGAGAATGTGGAGACATTGACAGTTTTCAACCACCTCAAATTGAAGATCCCAAGACTTATCCAGCTGCTCTTCTGCTGACTTCCGGAACAACAGGCTTACCAAAGATAATAATGCACTCACACGCAGTATTGACGGAAGGTATATTTTCTTGGTGGAATTTGGAACgtggaaacaaaatattttgcttcAGTCCACTTCGTTGGATAAGTACAGTTTCCATAATGTTACAACCTGTTTTCTATGAGGTCGAAAGGATCTACACATCCCAAGAGCCTTCTGGAATTTTGGGCAAGGAACTAATTGATTCCTGCAGCATAACACATTTCTTTACAGTTCCTGCAATGTATTTGGATATTCTCAAGGCTGCAGAAACTTCTGGAGATCCTTGTAGTTTGAGCTCGTTGAAAATCGCTTTAGTAGGTGGTGAACCAGTTTCGGAAGCTTTGatagaacatttttcaaaagcagTGCCAAATTGTAAGCCAGCGATTTTATATGGAATGACGGAATTCGGTGGAGTTTTATCGTCAGATGAAGATATTCCTCAGAAAAACATTAACGGGGGTGAATTGAGAAGAGGTTTCATGGTGAAAATTATTGATGACAATGATACGCCGTTAGGACCTAATAAAATGGGTCAATTGTGTGTTAAGAGGACATCTCTGGAATAtctgaaatatttgaaaaatgataAAGCCAATAAAGAGAATTTTCTTGAAGGTGGATGGTTGAATACTGGAGACTATGGTTATATGGATTCtgacaattttttgaatattgtaACACGTTATAAGTATTTAGTGAGGTCTGGAGGGAATATT ATCATTCCAAACACAGTTGAGAAAATAATTGGAAGCCATCCTAGAGTGCAAATATCTGTTTTAATTGGACATCCAAATCCTGAAGTTGAAAATGATGAAATAGGAACTTTATTTGTCGTCTTGCGAAACGATGGTGGTAACAGTTCCAAAGAGATCGAAAAAGAATTGATGGatcttttgaaaacaaaatgcacAAAGGAGCAAATACAAGCTGTTCGGCACATCAAAGTGATTTCTGAAATGCCTCTGACAAGTTGTGGGAAGGTTGATCGAACAACACTTAAAAGTATGGCTATTTCTTGA